In the Candidatus Nitrospira nitrosa genome, one interval contains:
- a CDS encoding PilZ domain-containing protein: MGPFNGKVESRSVMNLNNVEEQRTEPRVAVQLHALVSGSVESEGMGTILDLSRNGCRLESPLLMLPGLSVELRIAVPGFEWALMIDGADVQWADEDRAGLAFVRIRETERQRLSELVTARLEKGADTGDDAQGELIPLEFQGLDAVLSQDPDLAIRKGLTWFAQDRTEFRFRGGSLLSRAFPTCTPEFATALSQLVKTGGDREADFSLALLQNYLGSTSSDGVLKEMVSRFSHDDRTMEGVRAIINSTRLTSSSGEFALAEAWRVKKESLTYWLTDERQAITSFAEQHIAELDRMIAAERHRVEAERELRERSRHEDESGHDHGYRPKPF, from the coding sequence ATGGGTCCCTTTAATGGAAAGGTGGAAAGTCGATCAGTCATGAATCTCAATAATGTAGAGGAACAGCGAACTGAACCCCGCGTTGCTGTGCAATTGCACGCCTTAGTATCGGGCTCGGTGGAGTCGGAAGGGATGGGCACTATTCTCGATCTCTCACGGAACGGGTGCCGACTGGAAAGCCCGCTCCTCATGTTGCCTGGCCTTTCGGTAGAACTGCGGATCGCGGTCCCCGGCTTCGAGTGGGCGCTGATGATTGATGGAGCCGATGTGCAGTGGGCAGACGAGGACCGCGCCGGGCTGGCGTTTGTTCGCATCAGAGAGACGGAACGACAGCGATTGAGCGAGCTCGTGACGGCTCGACTCGAGAAAGGCGCTGATACGGGCGACGACGCCCAGGGTGAGCTGATCCCACTTGAGTTCCAAGGGCTGGACGCGGTGCTGTCACAAGATCCGGACCTTGCCATCAGAAAGGGACTCACATGGTTCGCGCAAGACCGGACGGAATTTCGTTTTCGCGGGGGAAGTCTGCTCAGCAGAGCGTTTCCCACATGCACGCCCGAGTTTGCGACCGCACTCAGCCAGTTGGTGAAGACCGGCGGAGATCGGGAGGCAGATTTCTCTCTGGCGCTTCTCCAGAACTATCTCGGGTCGACATCCTCTGACGGCGTCTTAAAAGAGATGGTATCACGCTTTTCCCACGATGATCGCACAATGGAAGGCGTTCGGGCCATCATCAATAGCACTCGCCTGACCTCAAGCTCCGGTGAATTCGCATTGGCGGAAGCCTGGCGTGTCAAGAAAGAGTCACTGACGTACTGGCTAACGGATGAACGTCAAGCGATCACATCGTTCGCCGAACAGCACATTGCGGAGCTCGATCGAATGATTGCGGCAGAGCGGCATCGTGTGGAGGCTGAAAGGGAGCTGCGTGAGAGGAGCCGACATGAGGACGAGTCCGGTCATGATCATGGTTACAGACCGAAACCCTTTTAA
- a CDS encoding methyltransferase domain-containing protein yields MMNIFLVTILLLLLVLLIGVVLYVRVPRKYQSADSVATSYDDWTNDGILEFYWGEHIHLGHYGSPPRKKDFLQAKSDFVHEMVRWGGLDKLPSGTTVLDVGCGIGGSSRMLAREYGFAVTGVTISPQQVRRAQELTSPDVTAHFQVDDALALSFPDASFDVVWSVEAGPHMPDKAQFARELMRVLKPGGILVVADWNQRDDRQVPLNWWEKPVMRQLLDQWSHPAFSSIEEFSELLEATGLVAGTVTTADWTAETLPSWLDSIWQGVIRPAGIVRFGMTGLIKSLREVPTILLMRLAFGAGLCRFGMFRAVHATVSTRERLSAQTDDRLVRS; encoded by the coding sequence ATGATGAACATATTTCTCGTGACGATTCTCCTACTTCTGCTCGTCCTGCTGATCGGCGTCGTGCTGTATGTGCGAGTGCCTCGCAAATATCAGTCGGCCGATTCTGTCGCCACTTCCTATGACGACTGGACGAATGACGGCATTCTCGAGTTCTACTGGGGCGAACATATCCATTTGGGACACTACGGCTCTCCACCCCGGAAAAAAGATTTTCTCCAAGCCAAGTCAGACTTTGTGCATGAAATGGTGCGGTGGGGTGGGTTAGACAAGCTTCCGTCCGGTACAACGGTGTTAGATGTGGGTTGCGGCATCGGCGGCAGCAGTCGCATGCTGGCGCGGGAGTATGGCTTTGCGGTGACCGGAGTCACCATCAGCCCTCAGCAAGTCAGACGGGCTCAGGAACTGACCTCCCCGGACGTGACTGCGCACTTTCAGGTCGATGATGCGCTGGCACTGTCGTTCCCCGATGCCAGTTTTGATGTGGTCTGGTCGGTCGAGGCAGGACCGCACATGCCGGATAAAGCACAATTTGCTCGAGAGCTCATGCGCGTGCTGAAACCGGGTGGCATTCTGGTTGTGGCCGATTGGAATCAGCGGGACGATCGCCAGGTTCCGCTCAATTGGTGGGAAAAGCCGGTGATGCGGCAACTGCTGGATCAGTGGTCTCATCCGGCCTTTTCGAGCATTGAAGAGTTTTCAGAATTACTGGAGGCAACGGGACTGGTGGCGGGTACAGTCACCACCGCGGATTGGACGGCTGAAACCTTACCTTCATGGCTCGATTCAATCTGGCAGGGCGTCATCCGTCCAGCAGGGATTGTTCGGTTCGGCATGACCGGGTTGATCAAGTCCTTACGAGAAGTGCCTACGATTCTCTTGATGCGTCTGGCATTTGGGGCCGGGCTGTGTCGCTTTGGCATGTTTCGGGCCGTGCATGCCACGGTCTCGACGCGTGAGCGGTTGTCCGCGCAGACGGATGACAGGCTTGTACGGTCATGA